Sequence from the Methanocaldococcus sp. genome:
GCATAAGCTAAAGCAACCCCCATCCTTCTACCTACTTTTGCATTCGGCTTACCAAACAATCTTAACTTTGTATTAGGAACTTTTAATGCTTCTTTTATATAATATTTTGGAGCATATTTGTTTATGTTTGCTTTTATTACATGACTTGCTCCTGGTGTAATAAGTTTTGTTGAAACTGGTAAGCCCAATATTGCCCTAACATGAATCTCAAACTCACTCATCTCTTGGGTTATCATCGTAACCATTCCTGTATCGTGTGGTCTTGGTGAAACCTCACTAAATATAACTTCATCTCCTTTAACAAACATTTCTACTCCAAATATTCCATAACCTCCTAATGCATTGGTTATCTTTTTTGCTATCTCTTGTGCTTGTTCTTTTAACTCACCCATTTCGTGAGGTTGCCAACTTTCGTGATAATCTCCATCTATCTGAATATGCCCTATTGGCTCGCAAAATTTAGTTCCTTCCTCTGTAACTGCTGTTAATAATGTTATTTCGTAATCAAAGTTTATGAACTCTTCAACAATAACCCTATTTCCTATTCCTCTTGCTCCTTCTTTTGCTCTAATCCACGCTTTTTCTATATCCTTTTCTTTTTTAATTACACTTTGCCCTTTTCCAGATGAGGACATAATTGGTTTAACAACACAAGGTAATCCAATTTTTTCAACGGCCTCCTTTAACTCCTCCAAAGAATTTGCAAATTCATATTTAGCAGTTTTTAATTTTAACTTTTCAGCGGCTAATCTTCTTATTAACTCTCTATTCATTGTTATTTTTGTTGCCTCTGCTGTTGGGACAACAGTATATCCATCTTTTTCAGCATCTATTAACGCATCAGTATTTATTGCCTCAATCTCTGGAACTATGTAATCTGGCTCTTCCCTTTCAATAATCGCCATTATAGTATCGTAATCTTTCATATCAATAACATAACTTTTATGAGCCACCTGCATAGCTGGAGCATTTTGATATCTATCTACGGTAATACATTCAATTCCTAATCTTTGCGCTTCAATAACAACCTCTTTCCCTAACTCTCCACTTCCTAACAATAAAAATTTAACACTACCTTTTAAAAGAGGAGTTCCAATTTCCATTATTTCACCAAAAAATTTTTAGCATTAACTTTTAAAGAAATCCTTAATATAATTTTTGTCATATTTATATTATGTTATTTTTTAAAGAATAAATGTTTAGGGGTTGATATGAGAGAAAACACGGCTTTGGTAGTTTATTATACAAAACAACACAAAAATAGTTTTAATGCATTGATTGGAGCATTAGAGGTTAATGAATACTTTGATAATTTTCCTATATACTTTGCCAATAAAAAAGATATTTATAACTTAGAAAGAATTTTAAAGAGGTATGATAAAGTAATTATTGCAATATCGTTTTTTACAACTGAGTTATGGAAAACCTATGAATTAATGAAAAAACTAAAAATTAAATATAAAGAATATAGTAATAAAATAATTTACTTATCTGGAGGATCTCATCCTACTGGAGATCCGAAGGGAACTTTAAAGTTAGGGTTTGATGTAGTTTGTATAGGAGAGGGAGAAGAGACATTTCCAGAATTTATTATGTCAGTTAGTGAGAATGAAGATTATAAAAAAGTTAAAGGAATATGTTATTTTGAAGAGGATAAATTTATATACACTGGAAAAAGAAAACCTATTGATTTAAATAAGTATCCGCCATTTCCAATAAAATATAACAAATTTGGACATATAGAGATAACGAGAGGCTGTCCTTATAAATGTTATTTCTGTCAAACACCAAGAATATTTGGAAAAAATGTTAGACATAGAAGTATTGAAAATATATGTAAATATGTTGAAATAATGTCTGAAAGAAATTTAAAAGATATTAGATTTATAACACCAAATGCTTTTGGATATGGTTCTAAAACTGGAAAAGATGTTAATATTGACAAACTTGAAAATTTACTAAAAAACATTAAAGAAATTTTAGGTAAAGATGGGAGAATATTCTTTGGAACATTTCCTTCAGAGGTTAGACCAGAGCATGTTAATGATGAAACAACTGACTTAATTTTAAAATATACATATAATAAAAGTTTAGTTATTGGAGCACAGTCTGGAAGTGATAGAGTTTTAGAGTTGTGTAATAGAGGGCATACAGTTGATGATATTTATAAAGCTGTAGATACAGCAATAAAAAAAGGAATTAATGTAAGTTTAGATTTTATTTTTGGATTACCTGGAGAGACTAAGGAGGATATAGAGAAAACAATAAAGGTTATGAAAGATTTTATAAAATTAGGCGTTAAAATACACGCTCATGCTTTTATTCCATTACCACAAACACCTTTTGCAAAGGCAAATCCCGGGGTTGTTGATAAAAAAATAATAATGGCTATGAGACATGAGATTCCCAAAGGAATATTCTATGGTTCGTGGCATAATCAACAGATGTTAGCTAAAAAAATATCAAAGTATTTAAGATTTGGAGAATTATAGAGTTTTAAAATTAAAATATAACTAAATATAATTTAATAAATGGTGAAATATTGAAAAGAATTGTTGAACTGGATTATCTTAGAGGTATTGCAATATTGGGCAGTTTCCTTAAATAGAACATACAAAACAAATCTATACTTTTGTTTCTATAAAACACTATCCAAAAATTTTAAATAATACTTTTAACGATAATATTATAACATGGCAGTCCCGATATGTGGGGGAAACTAAGCCCGAATGGGACTGCTATTAAGCTGAAGATGTGGGGAGTTTCCGTTCCCCCCGATTGCCAGCCGATGAAGTTGGGAGGCTGGAAGGTTCTCCGCTACGATTTGTTCCATTTGTAGCGGAGAACTAGAACGGGTTATTGCTATCCACGTAAGTAGTTATGGAATATTTGATTTAAATATATTTTACAAATTATTTTATGTATTAATGAACAACCTCACAAGATTTGCAGTTCCGTTTTTTATAATTATTAGTGGAATGGTATTATCGTATAAATATGCAAACAACGGGATAAATTACATATCATTTATTAAAAAAAGGATTAGTTTTATATTTATCCCCTATTTATTTTTTGTGTTGATATATTATTATTTTTTTCATATTGCCCGAGGAGAATCTTTTAGTGTGATTAATTTCTTAAAATACATTATATCTGGTTATGTAGCTCCTCATTTATACTTTATACCACTAATCTTTCAATTTTATATATTATTTCCTATCTTTATAAGTATTGCGAAATATCTAAATTCTAAAAAATTGCTTACAAATTTAGTAGTATTCATAATTTTTGGTATTATTTCCATATACTCTGTGTGTTATCTTCATATACTATCATGGGGCTTCCCCTTAATGATTACTCAGGCATATTTTTTCTTATTTGGATGTATATTAGGTTTAAACATTAGAAAATTTAAAAATGAATTTTTCAATGATAAGGAAAACTTAATTAGAATTCTAATTTTATGGAGTATTTTAGCAGTTTATATAATATTAGACGGCTTATATCTAAAAACTTTTAAATTTTATAATGATTTTCATTTCTACTTTTATTATTTTGGTATTACTGGATATAGTATATTACTATTCATCTTACTCTTTAAATTATCGAACTATATACACAACAAAAAGATTTTTAATATAATTTTAAAAATTGGACAATATTCTTTTGGAATCTATCTTATCCATTATTTGTTTGTGCGATATGATTTATTTATAAGGGGAATCTATCAACTACTTAAGGGAGTATTAAACAACAATTTTTTAAAATTTTTAAATAATAGCATCATTAACCTTAATATTCAATATTATAATAGTGTAAGTTACTTTATTTTATACTTCATTTTCGTCTTAATTTTAAGTTATATCTCTACTTATCTATTCACAGAGTTAAAAATAAAAATTAAAAAACATAGGAGGACATTGTTATGAAGATTGGCATAGTTGGTGGTGGATTGGGAGGCTTATTAACAGGAGCATTGTTATCTAAGAATCATGAAGTTGTTATATTTGAAAAACTTCCATTTTTGGGTGGGAGATTTACTAATTTGGAATATGAAGGATTTCAACTAACAACAGGAGCTTTACATATGATACCGCACGGAAATGATGGATATTTAGCTCAGTTATTAAGAAAGGCAGGAGCTAATGTAAAAATTATAAATTCAAATCCTGATGGAACTTTTTTAATTAATGGAAAAGAATATTTATACAAAGATTTATTTTCTCTTTTAGGATTTAAAGATAAGATTAAGGCTATAACAATGTCTGCTAAGCTAAAGTTAGGAAATGTTGATAAAAATATTTCATTTGGAGAGTTCTTAGAAGATGTTGAGTTAGCTCTAAAAATAGGGAATGCATTTACAGGATGGGCTTTAAGTTTAACTGCCTATGAAACTCCAATGAGTGAAATTATTGAAATTGCTAAAAATTATTATAAATTTGGAGGTCCAGGAATTCCCATTGGTGGCTGTAAGGCAGTTATTGACGAACTTTTGAGAATTATTAAAACAAATAATGGAAAAATTATTAAAGAATATGAAGTTAAAAAAATAGAGATTGATGAGAAAGCATATATTGATGATTACGAATTTGATGTAGTTGTTAGTAATATATCCCCAATTGAAACACAAAAAATTTGTAATATAAAATTTTTAAAATCAAAGCCAAAGCCATCCAAAGGTATAAAAATATCTATAGCCACAAAGGAGGGAATTATAAGGCATGGAGGAGTTCTCTTTACACCAGAATGTGAAAGAATTAATGGATTGAATCAAGTGACAAATGTAGATAAATCCTTAGCCCCTGAAGGATGGCACTTAGTTATGACTCATCAAGCACAAATAACTAACAATGTAAAAAAAGAGATAGATTTAGGTTTGGAGGATATTGATAGATTATTTAAAGGTAAAGATTATAGAATCTTGCATATACAGTCATATAGAGAAAGTTGGCCAGTAAATCACGCTTCTAATGGAACAGATATAGATAATATTGTAAATGATAAACTCTTTTTAGTTGGAGACGGATGTAAGGGGAGAGGAGGAATTGAAGTTGAAGGAATAGCCATGGGAGTTTTAAAAGTCGTTAATTATATAGAACATTTAAATAAAAAGATGAATTAATTAAAATAAATTAATAAACTTCTATTTTGTGGGGATGCAACTATGGATATGGAAACATTAGAAGACTTTAAAGACTATTTAGTTGCATATTTAAGGAATATTCACCAAGAGGATATTATATTAGACAGTGAAAAAATTGTAATTGATTTAAATAAACTTTATGAATATGGGTTAATGGAATTTGTAGAGTTTTTAGTAGATAATCCTGAAAAGGGTATTAAATTTATAAAAGAGTGTTACTATGAGGCATACTACACTTTAAAAAACGAATATCCAAAAAACATAATAGTTTCAGTAAAGAATTTACCAAAAATTTTTAAAACTACAAGGAAAGGGGAGATTTTTACAGTAGAGGATATTAGAAGCAATAGTTTAGGGAAGTTGGTAGAATTTGAAGGAATCATTGTAATGGCA
This genomic interval carries:
- the purT gene encoding phosphoribosylglycinamide formyltransferase 2 codes for the protein MEIGTPLLKGSVKFLLLGSGELGKEVVIEAQRLGIECITVDRYQNAPAMQVAHKSYVIDMKDYDTIMAIIEREEPDYIVPEIEAINTDALIDAEKDGYTVVPTAEATKITMNRELIRRLAAEKLKLKTAKYEFANSLEELKEAVEKIGLPCVVKPIMSSSGKGQSVIKKEKDIEKAWIRAKEGARGIGNRVIVEEFINFDYEITLLTAVTEEGTKFCEPIGHIQIDGDYHESWQPHEMGELKEQAQEIAKKITNALGGYGIFGVEMFVKGDEVIFSEVSPRPHDTGMVTMITQEMSEFEIHVRAILGLPVSTKLITPGASHVIKANINKYAPKYYIKEALKVPNTKLRLFGKPNAKVGRRMGVALAYANSIEEARELAKRCANAVKIE
- a CDS encoding TIGR04013 family B12-binding domain/radical SAM domain-containing protein, with product MRENTALVVYYTKQHKNSFNALIGALEVNEYFDNFPIYFANKKDIYNLERILKRYDKVIIAISFFTTELWKTYELMKKLKIKYKEYSNKIIYLSGGSHPTGDPKGTLKLGFDVVCIGEGEETFPEFIMSVSENEDYKKVKGICYFEEDKFIYTGKRKPIDLNKYPPFPIKYNKFGHIEITRGCPYKCYFCQTPRIFGKNVRHRSIENICKYVEIMSERNLKDIRFITPNAFGYGSKTGKDVNIDKLENLLKNIKEILGKDGRIFFGTFPSEVRPEHVNDETTDLILKYTYNKSLVIGAQSGSDRVLELCNRGHTVDDIYKAVDTAIKKGINVSLDFIFGLPGETKEDIEKTIKVMKDFIKLGVKIHAHAFIPLPQTPFAKANPGVVDKKIIMAMRHEIPKGIFYGSWHNQQMLAKKISKYLRFGEL
- a CDS encoding acyltransferase; the protein is MHVSSYGIFDLNIFYKLFYVLMNNLTRFAVPFFIIISGMVLSYKYANNGINYISFIKKRISFIFIPYLFFVLIYYYFFHIARGESFSVINFLKYIISGYVAPHLYFIPLIFQFYILFPIFISIAKYLNSKKLLTNLVVFIIFGIISIYSVCYLHILSWGFPLMITQAYFFLFGCILGLNIRKFKNEFFNDKENLIRILILWSILAVYIILDGLYLKTFKFYNDFHFYFYYFGITGYSILLFILLFKLSNYIHNKKIFNIILKIGQYSFGIYLIHYLFVRYDLFIRGIYQLLKGVLNNNFLKFLNNSIINLNIQYYNSVSYFILYFIFVLILSYISTYLFTELKIKIKKHRRTLL
- a CDS encoding NAD(P)-binding protein translates to MKIGIVGGGLGGLLTGALLSKNHEVVIFEKLPFLGGRFTNLEYEGFQLTTGALHMIPHGNDGYLAQLLRKAGANVKIINSNPDGTFLINGKEYLYKDLFSLLGFKDKIKAITMSAKLKLGNVDKNISFGEFLEDVELALKIGNAFTGWALSLTAYETPMSEIIEIAKNYYKFGGPGIPIGGCKAVIDELLRIIKTNNGKIIKEYEVKKIEIDEKAYIDDYEFDVVVSNISPIETQKICNIKFLKSKPKPSKGIKISIATKEGIIRHGGVLFTPECERINGLNQVTNVDKSLAPEGWHLVMTHQAQITNNVKKEIDLGLEDIDRLFKGKDYRILHIQSYRESWPVNHASNGTDIDNIVNDKLFLVGDGCKGRGGIEVEGIAMGVLKVVNYIEHLNKKMN